From the Methanobacterium sp. BAmetb5 genome, the window CAATAAAGCCAAATGGGAGTTTGTGGACAATTATATTAAAGAAAATAACACTGATATAGAGCAAAATGATATTTTCGAAGGGTTTAAAATTCAGGCCGAACTGGGAATGAAATTTGCCACTATTTTTCCCAAATACCACCGGCTAAGCCTAATGTTTGCCCATGAAAAGGGCAGCCAGATCTACGAAGATGTAAAAGATGTTTTAGGACTTACAACCGAAGCCATGATGGGGGAAATGGTGGAAAAGGGAATAAAAAATGGGGACTTTGACGGCAAATTTTCCAAGGATTTCCTGGTAAAGGTAATGAGTTTTTTATTTCTTAATTTTGACCAGATATTCAGAACAGAAGAAGATTTCAAACTCCAAAACATGGTGCAAAATCTCAATAACTACGTGGATTTCATGAAAGACGGACTTGGTAACTGATTCCCATAATTCCAGATAGGAGAGGGGTGATAAAATGGTAAACCTGGAAATAAAAAAATATGATAAAGCTATAGTCCTAATTTTTGGGCTGTTTACACTGACCCTTATTCTGGCCCTC encodes:
- a CDS encoding TetR/AcrR family transcriptional regulator, producing the protein MKKKSFERKKELLDAALDEFTLKTYENASLNTILKNAGISKGTFYYHFQDKEALYIYLLENANKAKWEFVDNYIKENNTDIEQNDIFEGFKIQAELGMKFATIFPKYHRLSLMFAHEKGSQIYEDVKDVLGLTTEAMMGEMVEKGIKNGDFDGKFSKDFLVKVMSFLFLNFDQIFRTEEDFKLQNMVQNLNNYVDFMKDGLGN